In Primulina huaijiensis isolate GDHJ02 chromosome 16, ASM1229523v2, whole genome shotgun sequence, a single genomic region encodes these proteins:
- the LOC140961753 gene encoding uncharacterized protein yields MNTLLLPTPPLYLRSRTRHFLPPPPFFRQRHHLIFSATSQQFNLPITEEQEHDPYDIALLPNRYYDFTSLIDFLSSHQDPAHLSQPEPEPPTQLDLVEFRLVQAYRAVPAPLWHSLIKDLSSSLSSIYTAYSLVTWLQRHNLCFSYELLYSVLIHALGKNEKLYEAFLLSQRQSLTPLTYNALIGACARNDDLEKALNLMERMRRDGYQSDVVNYSLIIQSLMRNNNVDAGILEKLCVEMDTDRIDLDGQLLNDIVVGFAKAGDIDRSLYFLGVMQGNGLSAKTSSLVAVVNELGNTGRIEEAEVVFEELKEGRLKPRTRAYNALLKGYVKVGSLRDAEYVVSEMERNGVLPDEHTYSLLIDAYGNAGRWESARIVLKEMEENGVKPNSYVFSRILASYRDRGEWQRSFQVLKEMKNCGVNPDRQFYNVLIDTFGKYNCLEHMKAVFERMEVEGIEPDNVTWNTLIDCHCKQGHHKKAEQLFQEMQENGCSPCTTTYNIMINSFGVQERWDDVKELLGKMQSQGLLPNVVTYTTLVDIYGQSGRFNDAVECLEAMKSAGLKPSSTMYNALINAYAQRGLSEQAVNAFRVMRGDGLKPRLLALNSLINAFGEDRRDAEAFSVLQFMKDNNFKPDVVTYTTLMKALIRVEKFERVPAVFEEMLLSGCTPDRKARAMLRSALKYMKSTLRP; encoded by the exons ATGAACACGCTGTTACTTCCAACGCCACCGCTTTACCTCCGCTCCCGTACTCGCCACTTCCTTCCTCCACCACCCTTCTTCCGCCAGCGCCACCACCTTATCTTCTCCGCTACCTCTCAACAGTTCAATCTCCCCATCACCGAAGAACAAGAGCATGACCCGTACGACATCGCTTTGCTCCCCAACCGCTACTACGACTTCACCTCGCTCATCGACTTTCTCTCCTCTCACCAGGACCCGGCTCACCTCTCTCAGCCGGAACCGGAACCGCCAACTCAGCTCGACCTTGTGGAGTTCCGCCTTGTGCAGGCATACCGGGCCGTTCCCGCCCCTCTATGGCATTCGCTCATAAAAGACCTTTCTTCCTCACTTTCGTCCATTTACACGGCTTACTCTTTGGTCACTTGGCTACAAAGGCACAATCTTTGTTTCTCTTATGAGCTTCTGTACTCTGTCTTGATTCACGCTTTGGGGAAGAATGAAAAACTCTATGAAGCTTTTCTTTTGTCCCAGCGTCAGAGTTTGACTCCATTAACATATAATGCTCTTATTGGAGCGTGTGCGAGGAATGATGATCTTGAAAAGGCGTTAAATTTGATGGAAAGAATGCGGCGTGACGGCTATCAATCCGATGTTGTTAACTATAGTTTGATTATTCAGTCTTTGATGAGGAATAATAATGTGGACGCTGGGATATTGGAGAAGTTGTGTGTAGAAATGGATACTGATAGAATTGATTTGGATGGACAATTGTTGAATGATATAGTTGTTGGATTTGCTAAAGCTGGGGATATTGATAGAAGTTTGTATTTTTTAGGGGTGATGCAGGGTAACGGGTTGAGTGCAAAAACTAGCTCACTAGTAGCTGTTGTAAATGAGCTGGGTAACACGGGGAGGATCGAGGAAGCAGAGGTAGTTTTCGAGGAACTGAAGGAGGGTAGGCTAAAGCCCAGGACGCGGGCTTATAATGCCCTTTTGAAAGGGTATGTAAAGGTTGGATCTTTGAGGGATGCCGAGTATGTTGTGTCGGAGATGGAGAGGAATGGGGTTTTACCTGATGAACACACTTACAGTTTGTTGATTGATGCATATGGGAATGCTGGTAGGTGGGAGAGTGCGCGAATTGTGCTGAAAGAGATGGAAGAAAATGGTGTGAAGCCAAATTCTTACGTGTTTAGTAGAATATTGGCAAGTTATAGGGATAGAGGAGAGTGGCAAAGATCATTTCAAGTGCTCAAGGAGATGAAAAATTGTGGGGTAAATCCCGATAGACAGTTCTATAATGTGTTGATCGATACTTTTGGGAAGTATAATTGCCTTGAGCATATGAAGGCAGTGTTTGAGAGGATGGAAGTGGAGGGTATTGAACCGGACAACGTGACATGGAACACGCTTATAGATTGTCATTGTAAGCAAGGGCATCATAAGAAAGCGGAGCaattgtttcaagaaatgcagGAAAATGGGTGTTCGCCTTGCACGACAACTTATAACATTATGATCAATTCTTTCGGTGTGCAGGAGAGGTGGGATGATGTGAAGGAATTGTTGGGGAAGATGCAGAGTCAGGGACTATTGCCTAATGTTGTCACATATACTACACTAGTTGATATTTATGGACAGTCTGGTAGATTTAATGATGCAGTTGAGTGCTTAGAGGCTATGAAGTCTGCTGGATTGAAACCATCTTCCACAATGTATAATGCTCTCATCAACGCCTATGCGCAGAGG GGATTATCTGAGCAAGCTGTAAATGCGTTCAGGGTCATGAGAGGAGATGGTCTGAAACCCAGGCTATTAGCTCTTAATTCATTGATAAATGCTTTTGGGGAAGACAGGCGGGACGCCGAAGCCTTTTCTGTGTTGCAATTCATGAAAGATAAT AATTTCAAGCCTGATGTTGTTACTTACACCACACTCATGAAAGCCTTGATTCGTGTGGAGAAATTTGAAAGG GTACCGGCAGTTTTCGAGGAAATGCTTCTCTCTGGATGTACCCCAGATAGAAAAGCCAGAGCAATGTTAAGATCCGCTCTCAAATACATGAAGTCTACCCTTAGGCCTTAA
- the LOC140961983 gene encoding metallocarboxypeptidase A-like protein MCYG_01475 isoform X2, with protein MTILTYCRNQKSCDDKGKLRILLSFGQHARELITTELGLRIISILSEEEFLPNVDRVTLNKTLDKLVIKVVPMENVNGRKLVEDGELCERRNGRGVDLNRNWSVDWGKKEKDYDPYEENPGTAPFSEPETQILRKLALTFEPHVWVNVHSGMEALFMPYDHKNTTPDGVPSQIMKSLLKELNHYHLKDHCLIGSGGGSVGYLAHGTATDYMYDIARVPMAFTFEIYGDLKASSKDCFRMFNPIDLTSFNRVLNDWSAAIFKMFIIGIQQMDEIQSKAVASSFDQWVSIDDYLNGYLMQRKSRYGKKLEVLDLGMQEIRTYFRLFLLSSVLLMFMFCSRISKSTRPIVSAISF; from the exons ATGACTATACTTACTTATTGCCGTAATCAGAAAAGTTGTGATGACAAGGGAAAGCTTAGAATCCTTCTC AGTTTTGGACAGCATGCTAGGGAGCTTATTACTACTGAGCTAGGGCTGAGGATCATTTCCATTCTCAGTGAAGAGGAGTTTTTACCCAATGTTGACCGAGTTACATTAAATAAAACTCTTGATAAGCTTGTTATAAAG GTTGTACCGATGGAAAATGTAAATGGCCGCAAACTTGTTGAAGATGGAGAGCTTTGTGAGAGAAGGAATG GAAGAGGAGTTGATCTCAACAGGAACTGGAGTGTGGATTGGGGAAAAAAGGAGAAG GATTATGATCCATATGAAGAAAATCCCGGTACTGCTCCATTTAGCGAGCCCGAGACACAAATTTTGCGAAAACTAGCTCTCACATTTGAACCACATGTATGGGTTAATGTGCACTCTGGTATGGAG GCTTTGTTCATGCCTTATGATCACAAAAATACAACTCCAGATGGAGTACCCTCGCAGATTATGAAATCATTGCTTAAAGAGTTGAATCATTACCACCTGAAGGACCATTGTTTAATTGGATCTGGTGGAGGCTCTGTCGG GTATCTGGCCCATGGTACGGCAACGGATTATATGTATGATATTGCCAGGGTACCCATGGCTTTTACATTCGAG ATCTATGGAGATCTTAAAGCCTCATCAAAAGACTGTTTTAGAATGTTCAATCCCATTGATCTCACCTCCTTCAAT AGAGTCCTCAACGACTGGTCCGCTGCAATCTTCAAGATGTTCATCATAGGCATACAGCAGATGGATGAAATTCAGTCTAAGGCAGTTGCATCTAGTTTCGACCAGTGGGTATCTATAGACGACTATCTGAATGGTTATCTAATGCAGAGGAAAAGCAGATATGGGAAAAAGCTCGAGGTGCTTGACCTCGGGATGCAAGAAATCAGAACATATTTCAGGTTGTTCTTATTGTCTTCTGTGCTCCTGATGTTCATGTTTTGTTCAAGAATATCAAAGAGTACCCGACCTATCGTGTCAGCTATTTCTTTCTGA
- the LOC140961983 gene encoding uncharacterized protein isoform X1 — MGFFDPFSNPSPFLFLASFVLCANHFSIAAYGRSNSTEITPINGDLYHTRGALLEEIESLVYRHPDKLSIEKISSKNKGYETQMTILTYCRNQKSCDDKGKLRILLSFGQHARELITTELGLRIISILSEEEFLPNVDRVTLNKTLDKLVIKVVPMENVNGRKLVEDGELCERRNGRGVDLNRNWSVDWGKKEKDYDPYEENPGTAPFSEPETQILRKLALTFEPHVWVNVHSGMEALFMPYDHKNTTPDGVPSQIMKSLLKELNHYHLKDHCLIGSGGGSVGYLAHGTATDYMYDIARVPMAFTFEIYGDLKASSKDCFRMFNPIDLTSFNRVLNDWSAAIFKMFIIGIQQMDEIQSKAVASSFDQWVSIDDYLNGYLMQRKSRYGKKLEVLDLGMQEIRTYFRLFLLSSVLLMFMFCSRISKSTRPIVSAISF, encoded by the exons ATGGGATTTTTCGATCCCTTTTCAAATCCTTCGCCTTTTCTGTTTCTCGCGTCATTTGTTTTGTGTGCTAATCATTTCTCGATTGCTGCGTATGGAAGATCGAATAGCACAGAAATCACCCCCATCAATGGAGATCTCTACCATACGAG AGGAGCTTTATTGGAGGAAATAGAATCATTGGTCTATCGTCATCCTGACAAGCTTTCA aTTGAGAAAATTTCAAGTAAGAATAAAGGCTATGAGACACAGATGACTATACTTACTTATTGCCGTAATCAGAAAAGTTGTGATGACAAGGGAAAGCTTAGAATCCTTCTC AGTTTTGGACAGCATGCTAGGGAGCTTATTACTACTGAGCTAGGGCTGAGGATCATTTCCATTCTCAGTGAAGAGGAGTTTTTACCCAATGTTGACCGAGTTACATTAAATAAAACTCTTGATAAGCTTGTTATAAAG GTTGTACCGATGGAAAATGTAAATGGCCGCAAACTTGTTGAAGATGGAGAGCTTTGTGAGAGAAGGAATG GAAGAGGAGTTGATCTCAACAGGAACTGGAGTGTGGATTGGGGAAAAAAGGAGAAG GATTATGATCCATATGAAGAAAATCCCGGTACTGCTCCATTTAGCGAGCCCGAGACACAAATTTTGCGAAAACTAGCTCTCACATTTGAACCACATGTATGGGTTAATGTGCACTCTGGTATGGAG GCTTTGTTCATGCCTTATGATCACAAAAATACAACTCCAGATGGAGTACCCTCGCAGATTATGAAATCATTGCTTAAAGAGTTGAATCATTACCACCTGAAGGACCATTGTTTAATTGGATCTGGTGGAGGCTCTGTCGG GTATCTGGCCCATGGTACGGCAACGGATTATATGTATGATATTGCCAGGGTACCCATGGCTTTTACATTCGAG ATCTATGGAGATCTTAAAGCCTCATCAAAAGACTGTTTTAGAATGTTCAATCCCATTGATCTCACCTCCTTCAAT AGAGTCCTCAACGACTGGTCCGCTGCAATCTTCAAGATGTTCATCATAGGCATACAGCAGATGGATGAAATTCAGTCTAAGGCAGTTGCATCTAGTTTCGACCAGTGGGTATCTATAGACGACTATCTGAATGGTTATCTAATGCAGAGGAAAAGCAGATATGGGAAAAAGCTCGAGGTGCTTGACCTCGGGATGCAAGAAATCAGAACATATTTCAGGTTGTTCTTATTGTCTTCTGTGCTCCTGATGTTCATGTTTTGTTCAAGAATATCAAAGAGTACCCGACCTATCGTGTCAGCTATTTCTTTCTGA
- the LOC140960701 gene encoding limonoid 7-O-acetyltransferse-like, producing the protein MMDIEIIAKEMIKPSSPTPNHLRNYKLCLLDQLIPAAYAPIVLFYPNQDAAIHLKVLERIDLLKKSLAEILAPFYPLAGVISDDIFIDCDDRGACFTTAKVNRALCEFLENPDIKAISHFLSCDESYVTNIQASVFECGGIAIGLCISHRILDGTALSKFLKAWTDVAAASSSKERSVNIYPDNSASSLFPANDSRLKQASMAMWGCLFKKGHFITKRFTFDRLAITALKEMAAGEDGKCATSVEAVSGFIWKYAMAASEEIRFGTKKPSLLTHVVNLRKRDSQNLSENSLGNLIWMASAKLHTSDHNDKKLGFSCLVDGVRNSISMIDSDYVKKIRGEDGFIIMHKYLKEIEEFGSKDVDYYGFTSWRKLGFYDVDFGWGKPVWVSSIDSSGSFFMNLIILMDTRCGCGIEAWMTLDKQEMDTLERNKKFRDFCSVDQSPLKFEKDQHKN; encoded by the coding sequence ATGATGGATATAGAAATCATCGCCAAAGAGATGATAAAACCATCTTCTCCCACACCAAATCACCTCAGAAACTATAAACTATGCCTTCTAGACCAGTTGATTCCCGCTGCATATGCTCCTATTGTACTTTTCTATCCAAACCAAGATGCTGCAATTCATCTTAAAGTTCTTGAAAGGATAGATTTGCTCAAGAAATCGCTGGCAGAAATCCTGGCCCCTTTTTACCCGCTCGCTGGTGTGATCAGTGACGATATTTTCATTGATTGTGATGATCGGGGGGCTTGTTTCACCACAGCCAAGGTCAACCGCGCCTTGTGCGAATTCCTCGAAAACCCTGATATTAAAGCTATCTCCCACTTTCTCAGCTGTGACGAATCTTACGTGACGAACATCCAGGCCAGTGTGTTTGAATGCGGCGGAATCGCCATTGGATTATGCATTTCACATAGGATTCTTGATGGGACTGCTTTAAGCAAGTTCCTGAAAGCTTGGACTGATGTTGCCGCGGCAAGTTCGTCCAAAGAAAGGTCTGTGAATATCTATCCCGATAATTCGGCATCTTCTCTTTTCCCCGCTAATGATTCACGGCTCAAACAAGCATCAATGGCGATGTGGGGTTGTCTATTCAAGAAAGGACACTTTATTACCAAGAGATTTACCTTCGACCGGTTAGCAATCACAGCACTCAAAGAAATGGCAGCCGGGGAAGACGGCAAATGTGCCACCAGCGTCGAGGCAGTTTCAGGTTTCATTTGGAAATATGCAATGGCGGCTTCTGAAGAAATAAGATTTGGTACCAAGAAACCTTCTCTCCTAACACATGTAGTGAACCTACGCAAAAGGGATTCTCAAAATTTGTCCGAAAATTCTTTAGGGAACCTGATCTGGATGGCAAGTGCGAAATTACATACATCCGATCATAACGACAAAAAGCTTGGATTCTCTTGCTTGGTGGATGGTGTAAGGAATTCTATATCAATGATCGATAGCGATTACGTCAAGAAAATTCGAGGCGAAGATGGGTTTATCATAATGCACAAGTATTTAAAAGAGATTGAGGAATTCGGGTCGAAAGATGTTGATTATTATGGGTTTACGAGTTGGCGCAAATTAGGTTTCTATGATGTCGATTTTGGGTGGGGGAAGCCTGTTTGGGTTAGTAGCATTGATTCAAGTGGTTCTTTTTTCATGAATCTTATTATTTTGATGGATACAAGATGTGGTTGTGGGATTGAAGCATGGATGACTTTGGATAAACAAGAAATGGATACATTGGAACGTAACAAAAAGTTCCGAGATTTCTGCTCCGTTGATCAGAGTcctttaaaatttgaaaaggaTCAGCACAAAAATTGA